Part of the Quercus lobata isolate SW786 chromosome 6, ValleyOak3.0 Primary Assembly, whole genome shotgun sequence genome, TTGATGCCCTTTTCAAAGATATAATGGtaaatgattttaaatatatagtGGTTAAATTTCATCGAAGGAGCATCAAATGTACCAGACGGTCTTTCTCAAACTCTTGGTAATGTGCCTCTGTCTCCTCGATAAGCGAAAGGActttgttattctttttttttttttttttttataggaccttgttatttattataacaaaataaaatttgggttttctaatttgaaaaagtataagttaaaatattaaaaacagtTGCAGAAACAACATTATATGAATGTGATTAAGTTTTTGACCACAGTGAGCACGAGTGTGCACCATGCTTTGTTTGCAGGTGAGGGAGTGATACAGCAGATTTGTCAGAGTATTGTGGTACCAAATGTGAGGTTGAGGGAGGAGGACGAGGAACTCTTTGAAATGAATTATGTTGAGTTCATTCGGAGGGATATTGAGGGTAGTGATCTTGATACTAGGAGGAGAATTGCGAGTGAGCTTCTTAAAGGGATTGCGACCAATTATAAGCAACAGGTCACCGAGATAGTTTCTGCACAGATTCAGCATTTGTTAACTTCGTTTGCTGCAAACCCAGTTACGAATTGGAAGGATAAGGACTGTGCCATATACTTAGTTGTCTCCCTTGCTACTAAGAAGGCTGGGGATAGTTTGGTCTCGACAGATTTTGTTGATGTTCAGAGTTTTTTTGCTTCAGTTATTGTGCCGGAGTTGAAGGGTCAGGATGTGAATGGGTTTCCGATGCTTAAGGCAGGTGCACTGAAATTCTTTACAATGTTCAGGAATCAAATATCAAAGGATGTTATAGTTCAGATTTTCCAAGGTTTGGTTTGGTTCCTTGTTGCGGAATCAAATTTAGTTCATTCTTATGCTGCAAGTTGTATTGAGAAACTGTTGCTGGTCAAGGATGAGGGGGGAAGATCTACGTATACTGCACATGACGTTGCTCCATATTTTTGTTGAGCTGATGACCAACCTATTTAATGCCTTCAAATTTCCAGAGTCCGAGGAGAATCAATATATAATGAAGTGTATCATGCGGGTTCTTGGGGTAGCAGAAATACACCTATTGTGATGCGTGTTATTCTTGCATCAATCCGTGGGACTGTGATGGAGCTTGGAAATACACCTATTGTGACTTCTAGGCTAGTGATGCAACTCTTGGCTGGGTCCAAGTTCATTGAAGTGGACAACAGTTTTTGCGAGGATCGTGCCCTCTTGTaagttttgagaaatttttgtgaaataattaCATGAAAACCCCCAAAGTTTGACCTTGCTGTTTAAaccttaaattttcaattgcaCCAATTCCTACCTTATGCcattaaatttttgcaattttgaCCATTACTATGTCtcattaaactaaaaataaaagaaattcatGTAATCTGTGTTTACAACCTATTTAGACTTCAAGTTTGCTTCATATGAATATTTGATTGTATTCTACGACCAAAATATGTATCGAAGCAACTTTAAAAAACCTTAATAAAGAAACCATTTTCTTGTGAGTGGTTTTCTGGAACTAAAATACTTTCGCCTTTCGGTGTTTTATGTTTCAGATTTTTTAGTATCCTGATAATTTTCAAGGCTAGTTCACTTGAGTTTCCATTACTTTTAGTTAATAGTGACTCACTGAGGAGGCAAAGTGAAACAATTTAGGAAGTTTAGggttgtaattaaatttttttaaaattcagtaTTTACTTAGAATCCAGCCCTAAACTATGAAGgaccccccacccccccttcccccttccctctttctctctcattgtAAGCAGTTTTTTCTGCACGAAGTTGTAGCAGTCAATTAAAACTTTGCTCTAAGAGCTTTATGTTTCCCTATTTTTGAGAATTACTATATTAAGTTTAAATTGGAACCCTTTACTAATCCACTATACTTAGTTTCAATGTACCTGaaacaattgtaaaaatttagTTGCTTGATTATCAATTTAAAGCTTGAGGGGGCCAATTAAAACTTGGGTTAACTTACAAGAGGGCTATAATGTTTCTTTATGCCAATTACCACTTCAACATTAAGTATCCACCATTAATGGGCAAGTCTTAAAGTCTAATGATGTTCCCTAGCAGATTAGGGCTGTTTCTGTCCAgtctttgtttaatttttagatttactGAGTGACATTAGTCAAAATGCTTGTGGTCTTGTGTTTCCTTGATTCTTTTGGGACCATTGTCTTCTTAGTTAAAGAAATAGTGGATCTTTGCTCTTCTCAAGGAAAATGAGATTTGTATTCAGATTTAGATGCTGTCTCCACCAAGAAATTAATGTCACAAATTTCAACTCTTGTTGGATTCTGTATTTGAAATGTAAATGTACGTACATAAAATTATAAGCTGCACATCCTTGCCTTGTTACTTTCTAAAAATCAACTATCCTTCAATTGTGATTTGGCAATGTGACTTCTAGTGTAATGAATCCTGCTTTCTTTGGCATGTGTTTTTGCAGAAATGGGGCACAAAAGTTGTTAGGCATCCTGATTGCTGTTGGTCTTGCAGTTGGTCCTGCGAAGGTCTGGGTCACCAGGAGTCCAGCCTCAGATGTGCCCTTGAGGAAGCCATGTTTCTTAAAAGGTGTGTGCTTTTGAGTGTTTTGGTTCTTGGgtttgtctttgttttgtgttttattgCTGGGTTTGGGGTTCTATGACCTGTTTGATTCCTGAGAAAATGTGGCGGAAGAGACTGTTATGATGTGGGAAAACACACTTTTAtgctaaaattttctttgagtATGTAAGTATGTTAGCTTTGCTGTGGTAAATTGTTCAtctttaggtaaattaacaGTAAAAAGTGTATGAGCCTTTCTAATTTGGATGAGTTCAATGtgtttagaaaataatttgaaCAGAGTCAATTTTGGTTAGGATAAATCTTAGTTACAGTTGCATAGGTTCTCCAATTTAATTCAACCATGTAGTTGCATTGGCAAAGATagtattgatttttttcttttctttgtattgTTCTATACAACCATGTGATTGAATTCAATTGGGGAACCTAAGCTACTGCAACTAAAAAACTGTGcctatacttatcaaaaaaaaaaaaactgtacctACATTTTGCCTGGTTGGTTAGTTGTATCATGTAAATGAATCTACCTTACCCATCCAAATTGAGTTTCGTATAGTTGCAGACTTTGTCCTAGCTGGTTTTACAAGATATGCTGTCATTATGGTTAATTAGGACAAGTTTTCTGGGAATTTCATTCTTGGAATTTGGTAGTGTTGAGTGTCCTGCAAACGGCAGCATATATTATCATAGTTGTTATTCTGATTTTAATAGTTTGCTGCAATTTTGTACATTCCTATGCTATGTAGTTCTCGATGTACTGAGTCGTTTATCATGGAATTCTTCACTAACttgatatttatgatgtggGAATATAGTAATTTTATGTAATGTTGCCGAATTGTTCACCTCTGTTTCTTGTTGCAGAACTTTTGTCATGCCTTCTAGGATGTGCATCAATCCTATACATAACAAGAAAGGAATCCTTCATCATTCCGATAACAGAAGTTCAGAGGAAAGGTGAGTTCAATGAGACTTCTTTTGTCTTTTGGTTTCAGAAGAAAATGCTTTGCTGTTATCAATATGTTATCTTCCCTgctgccaagagccttgtagcttagAGGCATTGTCTGGTCTTCTTTATGAGGAGGATCCTCCTACCCCCACTTTTTGTAAcaaatgaattataaaaagaatGTAATTGTCcctgcttttttctttttttcttttttttttcttttttctatctGCTTTGAATTTGGAAGGTTCTGGAAAAGATGCCTTCTAGGTTTGGTTTTGTACATGCAGTTTGCCTTTAATTTCTATTAATGTATACAGTAATTATCAATCAGAAAAGTAAATCGATCTACAATCTGAACTGGCTTCCTTTAATTTGGTAGGTGGGCAGCAAGCTCTTGTGCCGTGGACTCTTTGTATGATATGGACCTCATATCTGATACTGTACCTGTAATTTTAGACAATTCAAAACTATGGTATCAAGTACTATCTACGAGTATGAAGCTAGGACCTAGGGGAGTTGCCCACGTGGAAGGAATTAATCGTGTTGATCTTAAAGAGGACAGTCATTACTCAAATCTCTTGCTCATAAACCGAACTGCAAGCTGTCTTTCATGGTGAGTtgactttttttcccccttgatggaaatttttttccttttcttctcaaACATTGTCTGGGTATTAAATATCAAACTTGATTGGGTCTTCCTTGATGTATATACATCTGAGCAATTTGATGTCACTGCTAACTGCTTTTTGAAATGTGCAGTATCTTGTTCAGTACATTCACCTGAGATTAATTCAGGCTATTTGATTTCGCCATTCCCTGTCTTCCATATGAAGTGTTAGAATTGAAAAGTACATGTCCTAAAATATGCCATGCTCGTCGTggtgataaaataaaaaacagcaaGGACAGATTTGGAGTTGAAAGAAGCCTGCATCCCCATCTGGATAGGGATACACGTCCTGAGTTTATCTTACGTAGAATTAAAAAGGGGATCCCACCTGGACGAACTATTTTTATTGCTTCCAATGAGAGGACTACtggatttttttcccctctctctgTCAGGTAAACAGTGTGCCCCCCACTCTGTCTCTCAAGCACATTAAGGTCTTGAAGAGTTTTCACTGCAGAGAATATGTTCTGTCCTAAACATAAATCCAATCATTGCTGTTATGTGATATCTTGAGGCAGTTCATCTTGGAGGATCTGGCAGAGTTGTGGCAGTAGAAATAAATCACAATATATTGCCTTTGTAGGTGGATAAGATTGACTAGGCTTTCGTTACACAAATGTGATAAGTCTTTCCTTTTTTAAGACGAACACCTTTAAGCCTCCCCTGGTGTTCTAGAAACCATGTATGATGCACCTTTcatcataattttttcttatgcATTAACATCACATATATTTTCTCCCTGTGAATTCATGGTCCAACCTTAACTATATATCTGAGATTGGCCATGTAAAATCATGCTCGGTAATTCTACTATTGACAGCATATATTCATAAGGTGCCACATAATCCAGTTTGGAGGTATTCCTCCAAACTGGTTTGAATATAAACAttgtcctatatatatatatatatattaaaaacctATCAATATATATAGAAGGAAAAAGCatgttctatttttatttttaactgaATTCTGGggttttagattcttttttctttattgtcaTGGGGGGAAATAGtgaaatttgggggggggggggtgttaattttactttttgttatccTGTACTGTTAGTCTTTGTCTGAAGTTATTTGGCGGTACTTCTGGCTCAAAATCAGATGTCTTGAGACTTCAAATTGCCATGTCAAGACCTGCTGACCTTGATTCCTGTTGATCCGTGTTTGCAGGTACAAATGGCCATATTCATCAAACTATAGCTGGATTCTGGATCCTTTGATTAAGAACAACTACCAGTTGTTCATTGTTGAGAGGGTTATCATAATGGGAGCCAAAACATCCATTAAAACATTCAAGGAGGATGAAACTGTACTCAGCCTCACTGATGACCCAAAGAAGAACACCAAATCGTGGCAAATACCTGTTTATACCATGGATGAAGAGGGAAGGTGACAAGGCTTGCATAAGGAGTTTTCTGATTTATCTACCACCAAGCTCATTATTTCCACTCATTCCCATACAACACAAGCACACTAGTTGCATATCAGAAAGCTAACAGAGAAAAATCTACATTGGGAGGAAATGAGAGGCTGACCACTTAAAATCGATGTTGTAAATTGTGGTACAAGTTAAAGATAGGCTTGTATGTGTTCACGATAAATATGTGTATCTTTACAGAACATGCTCATTTTTGCCCCTTTTTACATATTTCTGCACTTTCAAGTGTTCACTAGCAATATGTTAATTCATGCATTCTTTTCTCTCGTTGTATGACCTTTGGCTCAGAATCAACACTCCTGCATTTAGCTGTCTCTCTGTAGGCCGTCTTTAGAAGCTTGGTTCTTGCCATATAAATCATTGTGGTCCTCAAACTTTTCTTCGTAATTTCTGAGGTACTGAAGTGGATAGATGGTGAACATTACCATGTTCAAATGGTAGATTGACATTTGTGTAGTCCTGGTAATGTTCAAATGGTAGATTGACATTTGTATGTAGTCTTGGCCACCCTGATGCAATAAAGAAACCCACTGAGCAAGACCAAAAATGTTGGGGGCAGACCTCCTCAAAATGCTGGAGTAGGAGCCTGCAATATTTATACACAATTGCTTTGACGTGAGATAAACCCTAATAACTTCTGACAAAAGCCAATTTTGGTTCAAATGTTGTCTATAACTTtccttatattattatttataattttgttttattctttttttgctgaattttataattttgtttgttgatcCACCTGACCATTGGCTTAAGAATACATAATATGGAATAgaaataattgttgtaatcTTACGTTCTTGGGTAAACGTTTGTACTCTCGTCCAATTGAAAGCCAAGCCATTATCATCAGTTACAGTTTGTGGTAGACCAAAGTAATATATGATCATTTCTTCTTAGGAACTAAATCACATCTTCATTAAGAGCTATGtagtttaagtttttaactttttttttttaaaaaaaaaaaatcacatcttcATTTATGTCATGATGATGATATGCTTTTCCCTCTAGTCACTTAGTGATATAGTTTATTGCTGCTATAACAAAGCTATTTCTTTTCCTTGAAGTAGCCCTTACTTTTCCTATTAAACTGATTGCCAATCCTCTGAATGGCCAAGATTTAATTATGGAACTTAGTTCTACTTCTACTACTGGAGTTATTGGAATTGGCCTGTGCCTTTAACAAGTCTCACATCCTTGTGCTTAATTAATGCAATATTTCGAGATATTTTGCCAATTATAACCATATCGATTGATCAACCATCTCATTTTAATTCCATATTGATGTGCCTTGCATATTTGTTCTTGAATCTTTGTCATCACTTGCATCGATTCCTTGAGGCTTATCGATTCCTTGAGGCTTATAGAAGAACTTCAGCTCTTTTTtgtacaattatttttattgttctgCTAGTAATACATAATTTCGTGCCTTTAAAGGTGTATCCATTGCCATGTCAAGCAAGAGAGTTATACAACATATATGCAAGAGAAAGACAGTGAGTCAGTGAGCTATGAGCATGAGCTTACTAAATGGGGAGCAAAGGAATAAAAAAGGCGATCTGGGATTTTGGCCTTAATGCCTCGCATGTAAGGATCACAGGATAAGTAAAGGTTCTTCACCAACACTTCTTTTGAACCCTCTGGCACCTTTAAGCTTAAGCTACTTGTGTTAAAGTACATGTCCGTTTCTTTGGGATTGCCATCTATGTAGTCTCTAGCTAGAATGGAAATAATTAACAACTAAttgaaagacaaaattaaacatTCATAATATCACAATCTAGAAACAGCTACATTGGATATAGAATACTTCGATTACAAGTTCATTCagtgataaacaaaataaaggtcAATGCCAATACAATCCAGTAGTAAGTTCAAATACACAATAAAGAGAACCCCAATTTACATCTACAATGCCATTTCAAAATCAAGTATCTGCATGCctgacaaaaattcaaatattgtcGTTAAATACCAAAAGCCAAAACATACGTACTAATCTACGCAACTTGGCTAATTGATACAATCATGGCATTTTATATAAAAGCATCACTTACCTAGTTTGGATCATTACTGCTTGTCGAAGCCCCGCAGGAAAGTGGACATCTTCTACAGTTATGCCCATGTTGATGACACAGTCCACAGCTCTGCTTTTGTTGAATCTCCCTTAAATCAGAATCTGGCCTCCGGCTTCCTGGTTCTCGCCGGACCCCATCCATCTCATTCCGTATCCTAGACGCCACAAGTCGACCTTTGGCCCGCAACAAGTTTGGGTCAAGCACCCACTTTGGACCGTCCACATCCCTCCACAATGACTCTGACTTTGGCACCACAAATGCATGTGAGTAGGTGCGAATGGCGTTGTCCAAACTATAACATGGGTCAATATATGTAGTCGCATCTTGCCCCAAGTGCTAAAGAGCTTTAATTACatgtgaacaagggatcttTCGATTTTGCCACTTTCCACAACGACATGTTCTGGCCATTAGgtttacttcatgactatggtgTCCCCCTCCAAAGCTATGGATGTTGTATGCAGTAATTACTTGATATATACCATTCAAATAATTAAACGCATTTATTTGGTAGCTAAGAgatttttgtaggttttgttCATAGATTTTTAAGGCATATTTACTCCATACCTTGCCCTGT contains:
- the LOC115950056 gene encoding exportin-2-like, with protein sequence MNDKILSLMKETETHYQELEEDRLWLNFIEGASNVPDGLSQTLGEGVIQQICQSIVVPNVRLREEDEELFEMNYVEFIRRDIEGSDLDTRRRIASELLKGIATNYKQQVTEIVSAQIQHLLTSFAANPVTNWKDKDCAIYLVVSLATKKAGDSLVSTDFVDVQSFFASVIVPELKGQDVNGFPMLKAGALKFFTMFRNQISKDVIVQIFQGLVWFLVAESNLVHSYAASCIEKLLLVKDEGGRSTYTAHDVAPYFC
- the LOC115950057 gene encoding uncharacterized protein LOC115950057 gives rise to the protein MRVILASIRGTVMELGNTPIKWGTKVVRHPDCCWSCSWSCEGLGHQESSLRCALEEAMFLKRTFVMPSRMCINPIHNKKGILHHSDNRSSEERWAASSCAVDSLYDMDLISDTVPVILDNSKLWYQVLSTSMKLGPRGVAHVEGINRVDLKEDSHYSNLLLINRTASCLSWLFDFAIPCLPYEVLELKSTCPKICHARRGDKIKNSKDRFGVERSLHPHLDRDTRPEFILRRIKKGIPPGRTIFIASNERTTGFFSPLSVRYKWPYSSNYSWILDPLIKNNYQLFIVERVIIMGAKTSIKTFKEDETVLSLTDDPKKNTKSWQIPVYTMDEEGR